The following are encoded in a window of Candidatus Eremiobacteraceae bacterium genomic DNA:
- a CDS encoding NAD-dependent deacylase: MEYPTAAPSNVWAADTRELAQRLVSGSSVVVLTGAGMSAESGLPTFRSGSGALWNNYRPEDLATPQAFARDPILVSTWYRERRGRAAAARPNDGHMALAQMARALPSLTIVTQNVDGLHSEAGSADVIELHGSIRWSRCTVCDERTPGSLEGPLPDTCTCGGLLRPAVVWFGEALPHAAWERAERSAHAADVFIVAGTSAAVYPAAGLVHIAKRAGAYVAEVNPERTEASAICDLVVRAPAGQFFPALLAAMREQAR; encoded by the coding sequence GTGGAATATCCAACGGCCGCGCCGAGCAACGTGTGGGCGGCGGATACGCGCGAACTAGCGCAGCGACTCGTGTCCGGATCTTCCGTCGTCGTGCTCACGGGCGCCGGGATGTCCGCCGAAAGCGGACTGCCGACATTTCGCAGCGGGAGCGGTGCGCTGTGGAACAACTATCGACCTGAAGATCTGGCCACCCCGCAAGCGTTCGCCCGCGATCCGATTCTCGTGAGCACGTGGTACCGCGAACGGCGCGGGCGTGCAGCCGCGGCTCGGCCGAACGACGGACACATGGCGCTGGCACAGATGGCGCGCGCACTTCCTTCCTTGACGATCGTCACGCAAAACGTGGACGGACTTCACAGTGAGGCCGGATCCGCCGATGTGATCGAGCTTCACGGTTCGATTCGCTGGTCTCGCTGCACCGTATGCGACGAGCGCACGCCGGGAAGTCTCGAGGGACCGTTGCCCGATACGTGTACGTGCGGCGGCTTGCTGCGACCGGCCGTCGTCTGGTTCGGCGAGGCTTTGCCGCACGCCGCGTGGGAACGTGCGGAGCGCTCGGCGCACGCCGCAGACGTCTTCATCGTCGCCGGCACGTCGGCGGCGGTCTATCCTGCCGCCGGTCTCGTCCATATCGCGAAGCGCGCCGGCGCCTACGTTGCCGAGGTCAATCCCGAGCGAACCGAAGCCTCAGCGATCTGCGATCTCGTCGTGCGGGCTCCGGCGGGTCAGTTCTTTCCTGCGTTGCTCGCAGCGATGCGAGAGCAGGCACGATGA
- a CDS encoding HIT domain-containing protein, with protein sequence MGEACVFCDIIAGKFGTEFLYEDDALVAFADLRPVVPSHTLVVPREHFADLPAVAAAPGGEALLGKLAAASAKIGEQQSKGAGFRIVVNTGAEAGQTVFHVHLHVLSGRHFTWPPG encoded by the coding sequence ATGGGTGAAGCATGCGTGTTCTGCGACATCATCGCAGGCAAGTTCGGCACGGAATTTCTCTATGAAGACGACGCCCTTGTCGCGTTCGCCGACTTGCGGCCCGTGGTCCCATCCCACACGCTTGTCGTGCCGCGCGAGCACTTCGCGGATCTTCCCGCTGTCGCAGCCGCTCCAGGCGGCGAAGCGCTGCTCGGCAAGCTCGCCGCGGCGTCGGCGAAGATCGGCGAGCAACAATCGAAGGGCGCCGGCTTCCGCATTGTCGTGAATACGGGAGCGGAGGCCGGCCAGACGGTTTTCCACGTCCACCTGCACGTACTGTCCGGCCGTCACTTCACGTGGCCTCCCGGCTGA
- a CDS encoding ABC transporter substrate-binding protein: protein MYRIALCAATAAAVVLCACSTGPSSDRALVFGRNKDAVSLDPAIATDGLSFNIARNTLQGLTHYKLGGFEPEPQLAISWRHSPDGKTWDLQLRRGVRFQDGTPFDAAAVKYNFDRWMKDDPHFSYFHSQFGAYPSVIRSVRVLTPSSVEIQLRTPVAAFLSDLSMPAFSISSPTALETLKNDYYTQPSGTGPYRVAEWVKDDHITLKAWDGYWGAQPKIKTVVVRDIPDPATAMLELQKGDIDGLEFPRPDDLPALLADHQLHVYRQPPNNLMYLAINNKKKPFDDVLVRRAIYEAIDTRAIVKSFYDPSALAAKEFLPPAVWPHGFDTSYPYDPPGARALLAQAGYPHGFSTTFWYMTLPRPYVPEPQRVAEAIQSDLRAVGIDATLQGMEWGMYLTKTGSGDHDLAIIGWTGDDGDPDNFLDPLLDRDSAIPPDANNIAFWTDEAFHEMMVAGRSTIDPAARMAIYRRALARIRDQVPVVPIAHTAPPIVFRSEVRGYVPSPDSGIHFDTMYFEGSNNG from the coding sequence TTGTATCGTATCGCTCTGTGTGCGGCGACAGCGGCGGCCGTGGTGCTCTGCGCGTGTTCGACCGGGCCTTCTTCGGATCGCGCGCTCGTGTTCGGGCGGAACAAAGACGCGGTTTCGCTCGATCCGGCGATCGCGACCGATGGCCTTTCATTCAATATCGCGAGGAACACCCTTCAAGGCTTGACGCACTACAAGCTCGGCGGCTTCGAGCCTGAACCGCAGCTCGCCATCTCGTGGCGGCACAGTCCCGATGGAAAGACGTGGGACCTCCAATTGCGCCGCGGCGTCCGATTTCAAGACGGCACTCCCTTTGACGCCGCCGCCGTCAAATACAATTTTGACCGCTGGATGAAAGACGACCCGCACTTTTCGTACTTCCACAGCCAATTCGGCGCGTATCCTTCGGTGATACGATCGGTGCGCGTGCTGACGCCTTCTTCGGTGGAAATCCAGCTACGCACGCCGGTCGCGGCTTTTCTCTCCGACCTCTCGATGCCCGCGTTCTCTATATCTTCGCCGACGGCGCTTGAGACGTTGAAGAACGATTACTACACGCAGCCGTCGGGAACGGGGCCCTATCGCGTCGCCGAGTGGGTGAAGGACGATCACATCACGTTGAAGGCATGGGACGGCTATTGGGGAGCGCAACCGAAGATCAAGACCGTTGTCGTCCGCGACATACCCGATCCCGCGACGGCGATGCTCGAACTACAGAAGGGCGATATCGACGGTCTTGAGTTTCCGCGACCCGACGATCTGCCTGCGCTGCTCGCCGACCATCAATTGCACGTCTACCGGCAGCCGCCGAACAATCTGATGTATCTCGCGATCAACAATAAGAAGAAGCCGTTTGACGACGTCCTCGTGCGGCGCGCGATCTACGAGGCGATCGACACGCGCGCAATCGTGAAGAGCTTCTACGATCCTTCCGCGCTCGCGGCGAAAGAATTCTTACCGCCCGCGGTGTGGCCGCACGGCTTCGACACGTCGTACCCGTACGATCCGCCCGGCGCGCGCGCGCTCCTCGCGCAGGCCGGCTATCCGCACGGCTTCTCCACGACTTTCTGGTACATGACATTGCCGCGGCCGTACGTGCCCGAACCGCAACGAGTCGCAGAGGCGATTCAGAGCGACCTGCGAGCAGTCGGGATCGATGCGACGCTGCAGGGTATGGAATGGGGAATGTACTTGACGAAGACGGGCAGCGGCGATCACGACCTCGCAATCATCGGATGGACCGGAGATGACGGCGATCCCGACAATTTTCTCGACCCGCTGCTCGATCGCGATTCCGCGATTCCGCCGGACGCGAACAACATCGCGTTCTGGACCGACGAGGCCTTCCACGAGATGATGGTGGCGGGAAGGAGCACGATCGACCCTGCGGCGCGCATGGCGATCTACCGCCGCGCGTTGGCCAGGATTCGCGATCAAGTACCGGTCGTGCCGATCGCGCACACCGCGCCGCCGATCGTCTTCCGCTCCGAAGTGCGCGGATACGTTCCTAGCCCGGACAGCGGCATTCATTTCGACACCATGTATTTCGAGGGGTCGAACAATGGGTGA
- a CDS encoding ABC transporter substrate-binding protein encodes MKRFATIICLSLGALFACSPHGAGGGSGSSGSQTLVFGRNKDAITLDYAVAPDGNSLNVARDTAEGLTRYVPGSFAIAPSLATSWNRSADAKTWIFKLRHGVTFQDGTPFDAAAVKFNFDRWRLKNNPYHKGGDFGYYASQFGGFPGVIAGVDVIASDEIRIDLTHPLAPLLADLAMPAFSFASPSALRTEGENYFRSPVGTGPYRVSEWVRDDHITLTAFHAYWGRKATIQTVVLRDFVDPSTSLLALERGDIDGWEYPQPESLADIRKDPNLTVYHLPPNNVMFLSMNELHPPFNNVLVRRAINEAIDAKSIVRDFYDSSAVPADEFLPAAVGPHGVTVAYPYDPADARRLLTQAGFPNGFSTRFWFMTAPRPYLPEPQRVAEAIQADLSRVGIRVTLQGLEWGVYVARVENGEHDLALFGWSGDNGDPDNFLYTVLDEDSAKPPGANNVSFWKNPQYHALMLAGQTEPDAARRDGIYRRALELIHSDAPTVPIAHNAPPTVFRSVVKGFVPNPDTAEDFNLMYFQE; translated from the coding sequence ATGAAGCGATTCGCGACGATCATCTGTCTCAGCCTCGGAGCGTTGTTCGCGTGCAGTCCGCACGGCGCAGGCGGCGGTTCCGGATCAAGCGGTAGTCAAACACTCGTTTTCGGCCGAAACAAGGACGCCATCACGCTGGATTACGCCGTGGCGCCCGACGGCAACTCGCTCAACGTCGCCCGAGACACCGCAGAGGGTCTCACGCGCTACGTGCCCGGATCGTTCGCCATAGCGCCGAGCTTGGCGACATCTTGGAACCGGAGCGCCGATGCGAAGACCTGGATTTTCAAATTGCGGCATGGCGTCACGTTCCAAGACGGCACACCCTTCGACGCAGCGGCCGTCAAGTTCAATTTCGACCGCTGGCGCCTGAAGAACAATCCGTACCATAAGGGCGGCGATTTCGGCTACTACGCTAGCCAATTCGGCGGATTTCCGGGCGTCATCGCCGGCGTCGACGTGATCGCGTCCGATGAAATCCGGATCGACCTGACGCATCCGCTCGCCCCGCTGCTCGCGGATCTTGCGATGCCCGCCTTTTCGTTTGCGTCGCCGTCGGCGCTGCGGACCGAAGGGGAGAACTATTTCCGGAGTCCGGTGGGCACAGGACCCTATCGCGTGTCGGAGTGGGTGAGAGACGACCACATCACACTGACCGCGTTCCACGCCTATTGGGGCCGCAAAGCGACGATACAAACCGTAGTGCTGCGCGATTTCGTGGACCCGTCCACGTCTTTGCTCGCGCTCGAGCGCGGTGATATCGACGGCTGGGAATATCCCCAGCCGGAATCACTCGCGGACATCCGAAAAGACCCGAATCTCACCGTCTATCATCTGCCGCCGAATAATGTCATGTTCTTATCGATGAACGAATTGCACCCGCCGTTCAACAATGTGCTCGTCCGGCGCGCGATCAACGAAGCGATCGACGCCAAGTCGATCGTGCGCGACTTCTACGATTCGTCGGCCGTTCCGGCGGATGAATTCTTGCCGGCAGCCGTCGGGCCGCATGGTGTCACGGTCGCATACCCGTACGATCCGGCTGACGCGCGCCGGCTGTTGACGCAGGCGGGTTTCCCGAACGGTTTTTCGACGCGATTCTGGTTCATGACCGCGCCGCGGCCGTATCTGCCCGAACCTCAGCGCGTGGCGGAAGCGATCCAGGCGGACTTGAGCCGCGTCGGCATTCGTGTGACGCTGCAAGGTCTCGAGTGGGGCGTGTACGTGGCGCGAGTCGAGAACGGCGAGCACGACCTGGCGTTGTTCGGTTGGTCGGGGGACAACGGCGATCCCGATAACTTCCTCTATACGGTGCTCGACGAAGACAGTGCGAAGCCGCCGGGTGCGAACAACGTCTCGTTTTGGAAGAATCCGCAGTACCACGCATTGATGCTTGCCGGGCAGACCGAGCCGGATGCGGCGAGGCGAGACGGCATCTATCGCCGCGCCCTCGAACTCATCCATTCCGATGCGCCGACCGTGCCGATCGCGCACAACGCGCCGCCGACCGTCTTCCGGTCCGTTGTGAAAGGATTCGTACCGAACCCCGATACCGCCGAGGACTTCAATCTCATGTACTTTCAGGAGTAG
- a CDS encoding copper amine oxidase N-terminal domain-containing protein translates to MIALVAALIVAGAPARVAIDGTMLSAASVSQVGGRTFVALRAAAAAFNADLAYDPRSKTATFTTVVRQVELRVGQRSLVVNGVRTMLDVAPIFVGDRMLVPLRALALGFGATVHANVRAHEIVVTSGEAGASPPGQAVVRSSSSLQTLQGTVTKVDTASGAADVYIDSHGQQYRVVIPAGDVIQFRETRGNMAGAGTIAQVRAGDTLIVSSDAAGSINSVADIFTSYLGTIAAIAGSSMVLTSGRVVNADPTDTVVSLDGRPATFADLHVSDAVTVRADPLTGKVRDVVAASMAASNGKSSPAASGGPSISSTQDNAAEPLRAGQSLRVTATGSAGAAASFDIGDMIVGMPMREIRPGRYEGSFDIGAGTNLVAAPLIVRFSLANASAQALAPDTATIITTPPTVREIAPAAGAVVSSLRPSIYVTFNTVGARGMLADSERLLVNGVDVTAASTRNASYIYYLPGADLTSGTIRVELRASDTAGNPLTYSWSFELTPP, encoded by the coding sequence ATGATCGCACTCGTGGCGGCATTGATCGTTGCCGGCGCACCCGCGCGCGTCGCGATCGACGGTACGATGCTTTCGGCGGCGTCGGTGTCGCAGGTCGGCGGTCGAACGTTTGTCGCGTTGCGGGCGGCCGCAGCGGCATTCAACGCAGACCTCGCCTACGATCCGCGGAGCAAGACGGCGACCTTCACCACCGTCGTGCGCCAGGTCGAACTGCGCGTTGGCCAACGTTCGCTTGTCGTGAACGGCGTGCGGACCATGCTCGATGTCGCGCCCATCTTCGTCGGCGATCGCATGCTCGTACCGCTTCGCGCGCTTGCGCTCGGCTTTGGCGCGACCGTTCACGCGAACGTCCGAGCACACGAAATCGTCGTCACGTCCGGCGAGGCTGGCGCGTCTCCGCCAGGGCAGGCAGTTGTCCGATCCTCGTCTTCGTTGCAAACGCTCCAAGGAACCGTGACGAAAGTGGACACGGCGTCTGGAGCGGCGGACGTATACATCGATTCCCACGGCCAGCAGTATCGCGTCGTCATCCCGGCGGGCGACGTCATTCAATTTCGTGAGACGCGCGGCAACATGGCCGGTGCCGGCACGATCGCGCAAGTCCGCGCGGGCGACACCCTGATCGTCTCATCCGACGCCGCCGGCAGCATCAACTCAGTCGCCGACATCTTCACGAGCTATCTCGGCACGATCGCTGCGATCGCGGGTTCGAGCATGGTGCTGACGTCCGGCCGGGTCGTGAATGCCGATCCGACCGACACGGTCGTCTCGCTCGACGGACGGCCTGCGACCTTTGCCGATCTTCACGTCTCCGACGCCGTTACCGTTCGCGCGGACCCGCTCACCGGAAAGGTGCGTGACGTGGTCGCGGCTTCGATGGCCGCATCGAACGGCAAGTCCAGCCCTGCGGCGAGCGGCGGCCCGTCGATTTCGAGCACGCAAGACAACGCCGCGGAGCCGTTGCGCGCCGGTCAGAGCTTGCGCGTCACCGCGACCGGAAGCGCGGGCGCGGCGGCGTCGTTCGATATCGGCGACATGATCGTGGGCATGCCGATGCGCGAGATCAGACCAGGTCGCTACGAGGGTTCGTTCGACATCGGCGCCGGCACAAATCTCGTGGCGGCGCCCTTGATCGTGCGCTTCTCGCTCGCGAATGCCTCGGCACAGGCGCTTGCTCCCGACACCGCCACGATCATCACCACTCCTCCAACCGTGCGCGAGATCGCCCCGGCAGCCGGCGCCGTGGTCTCAAGCCTTCGACCAAGCATCTACGTCACGTTCAACACGGTTGGCGCCCGAGGCATGCTCGCCGACAGCGAGCGGCTGCTGGTGAACGGAGTAGATGTCACGGCGGCGTCAACGCGCAACGCTTCCTATATCTACTACTTGCCCGGCGCCGATCTTACGTCCGGCACGATTCGCGTCGAGCTTCGCGCATCGGATACCGCCGGCAATCCGCTTACCTATTCGTGGTCGTTCGAGCTGACGCCGCCATGA
- a CDS encoding glycosyltransferase family 1 protein yields MSRPRIALDARLTRQMSVGMQTYVRELVARLPAAAPDMQFVVISNADLDTAGAEKIRIADRTAANFSLGEYAALPRLLERGNDLVHLMSLYSPLRVRAPHVQTIHDLIHRRFPQYFSWKVPLYYRWVTGPVARSARAVITDARATIGDLQSYLDIDARTIKVVPLGVKAAFFLSDEERARIATHARERFALRRPFVLYAGNARRHKNLETLFAAWSELEIECDLCITSEEALDFDADRYVSPRGRILRLGHVEESDLVSLYAGAAAVVQPSLYEGFGLSVVEAMAAGTPVIIARTPALVEVAGDAALSFAPTDHVGLAQALAAALSGNQPIAALVAAGRRRAAAYTWERAASMTADVYREALAR; encoded by the coding sequence TTGAGCCGGCCACGTATCGCGCTCGACGCGCGGCTGACGCGTCAGATGTCCGTGGGCATGCAAACGTACGTGCGCGAACTTGTCGCCCGGTTGCCGGCGGCTGCACCGGATATGCAGTTCGTCGTCATCTCCAACGCGGACCTAGACACGGCAGGCGCGGAAAAAATACGGATCGCCGATCGCACGGCCGCAAATTTTTCGCTGGGCGAATACGCCGCGTTACCTCGTCTTCTGGAACGCGGCAACGATCTCGTCCACTTGATGTCGCTGTATTCGCCGTTGCGCGTGCGCGCACCGCACGTCCAGACGATTCACGATCTGATCCATCGGCGCTTTCCTCAATATTTCTCCTGGAAGGTTCCGCTCTACTATCGATGGGTGACCGGTCCGGTCGCGCGCAGCGCGCGCGCGGTCATCACGGACGCGCGCGCTACCATCGGGGATCTGCAATCGTACCTCGACATCGACGCGCGCACGATCAAGGTCGTGCCGCTTGGTGTGAAAGCCGCGTTCTTTCTCAGCGACGAGGAGCGCGCACGTATCGCGACGCACGCGCGAGAGCGTTTTGCACTGAGGCGCCCGTTCGTGCTCTATGCGGGCAATGCACGCCGGCACAAGAATCTCGAAACATTGTTCGCCGCGTGGAGCGAGCTTGAGATCGAATGCGATCTGTGCATCACTTCGGAAGAAGCGCTCGATTTTGACGCCGATAGGTACGTCTCTCCGCGCGGAAGAATTCTGCGGCTCGGTCATGTGGAAGAATCCGATCTCGTATCGCTCTATGCAGGCGCCGCCGCGGTCGTACAACCGTCGCTCTACGAAGGCTTCGGGCTGTCCGTCGTCGAGGCCATGGCCGCCGGAACGCCTGTGATCATCGCGCGGACGCCGGCGCTGGTCGAGGTAGCAGGCGACGCGGCGCTGTCGTTCGCGCCGACCGATCACGTGGGCCTCGCACAGGCGCTTGCGGCGGCGCTAAGCGGGAATCAACCGATCGCAGCGCTCGTAGCCGCCGGACGGCGGCGAGCCGCGGCATATACGTGGGAACGCGCCGCTTCCATGACGGCCGACGTCTACAGAGAAGCGCTCGCGCGATGA
- a CDS encoding PilZ domain-containing protein, producing MGLFGMLFDRTARNAGASQARGHLRHPLADEATLTIFDTADVAVVQIVDLSVAGARVRGSLDLSAGDAVALTLRVADNVELQLSARVAHVAPSSDRTQVAEFGLAFNSAHFADRKLVARYIRQRAIDTLLEQNVPVGAGAD from the coding sequence ATGGGCTTGTTCGGGATGTTGTTCGATCGGACCGCGAGAAACGCAGGCGCGTCGCAGGCGCGCGGCCATTTACGCCATCCCTTGGCGGATGAGGCGACGCTGACGATCTTCGACACCGCCGACGTCGCCGTCGTCCAAATCGTCGACCTTTCGGTTGCCGGCGCCCGCGTCCGCGGCTCGCTTGATCTCAGCGCCGGCGATGCGGTGGCGCTCACGCTGCGCGTCGCCGACAACGTCGAGCTTCAACTGTCGGCTCGCGTCGCGCACGTTGCGCCTTCGTCAGACCGAACGCAGGTCGCGGAGTTCGGCCTCGCGTTCAACTCGGCGCACTTCGCCGATCGCAAACTCGTGGCACGCTACATCCGGCAGCGCGCGATCGATACGCTCTTGGAGCAGAACGTTCCGGTCGGGGCCGGCGCCGACTAG
- a CDS encoding glycosyltransferase family 2 protein, giving the protein MNPADITFVILTKNEERNIEACLRSLPDGAHALVYDARSDDRTAQLAASCGARVTSADWLGFAAARAAAAALVTTAWTFMLDADERLTPAGRAEMLACDPEPETLAYSVPRKNFFCGRWIRGAGWWPDRLLRLFRTGVATVTSSNDPGAGAAAVHERWEVDGAVAALTEPIEHHSYPSVDAYRRKFARYTALEAAGIRSRVSLASLAAAGMLVPVRMAWLLFVRGGVFDGWRGAYVSVGSACYSAVARWKAWRR; this is encoded by the coding sequence CTGAACCCCGCCGATATAACATTCGTCATCCTCACGAAAAACGAGGAACGCAATATCGAGGCGTGCCTGCGCTCGCTGCCCGACGGCGCGCATGCACTCGTCTATGACGCGCGTTCGGACGATCGTACGGCGCAGCTCGCGGCGTCCTGCGGAGCCCGGGTCACAAGCGCCGACTGGCTTGGATTTGCCGCAGCGCGGGCCGCCGCGGCCGCGCTCGTCACTACGGCTTGGACGTTCATGCTCGATGCGGACGAGCGATTGACGCCGGCTGGGCGCGCCGAGATGCTCGCGTGCGATCCGGAGCCGGAGACGCTCGCATACAGCGTGCCGCGCAAGAATTTCTTCTGCGGGCGCTGGATCCGCGGCGCAGGCTGGTGGCCGGACAGGCTTCTGCGCCTTTTTCGAACAGGCGTCGCCACCGTCACCTCATCGAACGATCCCGGGGCTGGCGCGGCGGCCGTGCACGAGCGCTGGGAAGTCGATGGTGCGGTTGCGGCATTGACCGAACCTATCGAACACCATTCGTATCCGAGCGTCGATGCATACAGGCGGAAATTTGCCCGCTACACAGCGCTCGAAGCGGCAGGCATAAGAAGTCGCGTCAGTCTCGCGTCGCTTGCCGCCGCCGGCATGCTGGTGCCGGTGCGCATGGCGTGGCTGCTTTTCGTTCGCGGCGGCGTGTTCGATGGTTGGCGCGGCGCATACGTGAGCGTGGGGAGCGCGTGCTACTCGGCCGTGGCGAGATGGAAAGCGTGGAGACGCTAG
- a CDS encoding CTP synthase — translation MSKYIFFTGGVVSSLGKGIAASSLGRLLKSRGIKVSIQKLDPYINMDAGTMNPYQHGEVFVTEDGAETDLDLGHYERFIDENLTRLHNVTTGQIYGAVIDKERRGDYLGGTVQVIPHITNEIKNRIKRVAEAGDAEVCIVEVGGTVGDIESLPFLEAIRQFKHEVGDDHVMYVHLTLVPHLGAADELKTKPTQHSVRELRAIGISPDAIICRTEYPLTQETREKIALFCDVPASAVVQSRDAQSIYQVPLNLEAEGLADQVCRKFGFVERTLDLEEWRAMVRNIQRPKGGVKVALVGKYVELKDAYISISEALYHAGVAQNVAVEIVRIDSEALEEKGVDALAGISGILVAPGFGARGIKGKLLAIRHARENGVPFLGICYGMQLACVEFARNVCGLDHAHTREVEPETPHPIIDFMENQRNLKVMGGTMRLGAYPCSIVPGTLAAEAYGELEISERHRHRFEFNNKYQELFERHGMVFSGRYVAADLVEMIELPGHPFFLGTQAHPEYKSRPTRPAPLYRRFVAASVERARVDSADAAHRDIA, via the coding sequence ATGAGCAAATACATTTTTTTCACAGGCGGCGTCGTCTCATCGCTCGGCAAGGGCATCGCCGCATCGTCGCTCGGCAGACTCCTCAAAAGCCGCGGCATCAAAGTCAGCATCCAGAAACTCGATCCCTACATCAACATGGATGCAGGGACCATGAATCCGTATCAGCACGGTGAGGTATTCGTCACTGAAGACGGCGCCGAGACCGACTTAGACCTCGGCCACTACGAGCGATTCATCGATGAAAACCTGACGCGCCTTCACAACGTCACCACCGGCCAGATCTACGGCGCGGTGATAGATAAAGAACGGCGCGGCGACTATCTCGGCGGCACGGTCCAGGTCATCCCCCACATCACCAACGAGATCAAGAATCGAATCAAGCGGGTGGCCGAAGCCGGTGACGCAGAGGTCTGCATCGTCGAAGTGGGCGGCACGGTGGGCGATATCGAGTCGCTCCCGTTTCTCGAAGCAATCCGCCAGTTCAAACATGAGGTCGGCGACGACCACGTCATGTACGTGCACCTCACCCTGGTGCCGCACCTCGGGGCCGCCGACGAACTAAAGACAAAACCCACCCAGCACTCCGTGCGCGAACTGCGGGCGATCGGCATCTCGCCGGATGCGATCATCTGCCGGACGGAATACCCGTTGACGCAGGAGACGCGGGAGAAGATCGCGCTTTTCTGCGACGTTCCGGCGTCGGCCGTGGTGCAGAGCCGCGATGCGCAGAGCATCTATCAGGTACCGCTCAATCTCGAAGCAGAGGGTCTGGCGGACCAAGTGTGCCGCAAGTTCGGTTTTGTCGAGCGGACGCTGGATCTTGAAGAGTGGCGCGCGATGGTGAGAAACATCCAGCGCCCAAAGGGCGGCGTGAAGGTTGCGCTCGTCGGCAAGTACGTCGAACTCAAAGACGCCTACATCTCGATCAGCGAGGCGCTCTACCACGCTGGTGTGGCGCAGAACGTCGCCGTCGAGATCGTGCGCATCGACTCCGAAGCGCTGGAGGAGAAGGGCGTCGACGCTCTGGCCGGCATCTCCGGCATTTTGGTCGCACCCGGATTCGGAGCGCGAGGCATCAAGGGCAAGCTTCTCGCGATCCGGCACGCGCGCGAAAACGGCGTGCCTTTCCTCGGCATCTGTTACGGCATGCAACTCGCGTGCGTGGAATTCGCGCGAAACGTCTGCGGGCTCGATCACGCGCACACGCGTGAAGTTGAACCGGAGACCCCGCACCCGATCATCGACTTCATGGAGAACCAACGTAACCTGAAAGTCATGGGCGGCACCATGCGGCTCGGCGCGTATCCGTGCTCGATCGTCCCCGGCACGCTGGCGGCCGAAGCATATGGCGAGTTAGAGATCAGCGAACGGCACCGCCACCGTTTCGAATTCAACAACAAGTACCAGGAACTGTTCGAACGTCACGGCATGGTCTTCTCCGGCCGTTACGTCGCGGCGGATCTCGTGGAGATGATCGAGCTGCCGGGCCATCCGTTCTTCCTCGGTACGCAGGCACACCCGGAATACAAATCGCGGCCGACACGGCCCGCACCGCTCTACCGCCGGTTTGTCGCGGCGAGCGTTGAGCGCGCGCGCGTGGATTCTGCGGACGCCGCGCACCGCGACATCGCCTGA